In Vitis vinifera cultivar Pinot Noir 40024 chromosome 4, ASM3070453v1, the genomic window tttagaatttcttaaacatttacaaaaaatagaatctaacaattttatttctaaaaaaattgatcaattcaaaaaagaaagaagaatgttattttttaagaaaagttaataaaccactttattcttgaattatctaaacaaaacttactaaaaaatattttatcccaaatttattttcaaaactttcttattgaaaactatctcatatataaattattttattatatagagaaattcttattttattctttttttagagaaaaattcacttgtttattaaatatcaaagaagtctatttttatgtctattatatatatatagatatatatatatatatatatatatatatatatatatataaattctcttattttcatattttcatacaagaaatttccatttatgcctaaaatacttttagaaaaatcattgccaacaaaattttatttttaaaattattttcaacattcttatttaaaaaaattatcattggattattttcaaaaaggacaatcctaaaaaaattaaccatttataacccaatttaaactcaaaaattatccccaatattattttatattcctaaattattttcaaacaaaataacaattattaatattttgattcatttttaaatacttcacaaaaatatattttaaccacatattattttaatttatcaaaatatttttaggaaatgagttattttccatttattactatcctatttttcaaaacatattttcaggcatttcattcacattttaaaatttcaaatacttaaattattgtttttataaaacaacaaagcatgtaaatttcaactactaaaatgattgtttttatagattaaacaaagcaacatacacttatcttccatttactaattcaactattacaatcaccccaatattttgttcacctaccaataattcattccatgtaggtgactctaaaaaaaaaaagtcatatttataataccctttacgactctgatacccaatattctattctatttaggtgactcaatacaaagaaagtgggaatgttttcttaggttaaccgaagaaaaccctaaataacttaagtgcttttggattaattgagtatcatcttgtagtagatgtcaatctctattgttagacttcaccaaaaagctcctagcacggtggaaaaaagtatcaaatatagtcaagtcttcaataaaatactatttcatgcgaaaaattactacaaactagtgtatctctcattctcaattagacaaaatttttaaaaataattcatttttcttgttttcatttgttttggggcttattagcaatgaaacaaaaaaatatgttagaatgttaaacctagtttttacttccctggaactcgataaaaaacaccatttacaaaacccacatcatagatatattaaatcaagagatataaaacaattatactaacagttttttgcattaataaaaaaaatgaagatggtaGATAAGAGATTTTGACTTACCAAGGATTTTACGAAGCaaagaatatcaattatgggtgtgcCGACCATGGTtgtgagaagaaggagaagaaaacgatggttagagttaagcaataagatcttttatattagttaatgtatatatggaaacaatggacttttcataaattgttcctactcactatttttaaaaagggcctattaagttataaaatttaaaactttttatttcatatggtgtcacttccaaaaaatgacaccgtaaatctgaaattagcatcatctaactatcctaattgaagattttttatatgatgcgtcacctttataaattttaagttcaatggtgtcattattttaaatacgacaccataaatagtgacatcatatattatttttgtagtagtgttttAATATGATTTGATGATTAATGTGAATCGGTTTATTGAATTAATTGGGAAAACTATACTGAGAATAGTACTATTCAACATTGATTAGACCGCGCACTACACTAGTTGACACTGTCAAGGGGAAATCTCCTTGGTGTGTAGTGCTAGATATTTGCTTTTACAATATTTTAACTATAGTCTCTCGATAAGACTTCATAGCAAACCCCTATGGTATTAATCAGCTTACACTTCATAGCTAAAGAGAGTATATGATGTGTTTGTTGGTTTACATGTCAATACCCATTGATGCATGCACCAAATACAACCAGAGTGGTGATCTATTGGACTAATGCAACATGACCCATATTAAAGAAGCCTTCTTACACAATTCCTTGAGTAATGCTACTAAATTGATAATGATCAGCATTGATTGAACTTCTTCCCCAATGTTGGTTTAGGATTAGATGATTCCGTGTTTCTTAATTTATTGATTCAAACTAAGAAATAGGAATATGAAGTGGGATATTTCTTAATTGGGGATGTCTCTCAATTGGTGCAACCTGCACAATCAAGTGGTACCAACTATAGTGATGGTACTACTTGATTACTTATGTTTTCTCTCCCATAATTACtttcttattttacttatttcctTAATTTACTTTTCACCATGACACTCATTTTTTAACCGGTTTGTGATTTCCAATTGTGCTTAAACCTATAAAACCATAGTCTGtgttttagaaaattgcatgtttttgtattaaatattCTTTTCTAGGTTTGCTCCAACTAAATCTTCTAGGGGTTTAAGATAATTAAAGGCGATGCAAATAATTGAAAGTATTGTCATCCCATAACCCTATTCTTCAAACTCTTATTATCTTTTAAGAACAAATATGAAAAGTCCACTAATcgtgttctttttttcttgcgTACTCCACCTCCTgctttcttccttctcttttgCCCTACATCTAGGGGGTAATATCTCTCCTCTCCGGCCACCTAATCTCTTTATTGCTCCATCAATAATGCATTATATTTACCCTAAAAGATCAATCTCATAAAATTGGCCAATAATAAGCTGCTGCATGTAAGCCTGGAAgctcaattaattaaaaatcatcaCGAAAGGAGAGATTTTAGCTTAGTTGATAAGGACATGCATTGTAATATTGTATCCCATGTGCCGAATGCATATGGCCAATTAACCTTGTTAAGGTCGTACAACCTTTAACGTATAGCTAAACTAAGATCTGCATTAAATATCTCTCTCCGGCCGGATTTGTTCAAAGATCTGGTTGAAGgatcactctctctctctctccctcttcctAATTACTTCACATTGTAAACCTCCTAAATACAGTCGCTTGGCCGACCCATGCAAATACATATATAAGAATTATTCATGTCAATATATTCCAAAGAATATCTCTATTGAGCCACAACTAACATTGTATTCAACTATATGTACTATATAATATTTGCCAAGCAGTGCTGCTCAAGTTCCTATAAATAACCATTCCCTTCTTGCTATTTAAGCATAACTGCGTGTGAAAGAGCCGCTATAAGTGCTTATAGAGAAACATAATCTTCATTTTTGGTCCCTTTTATTTCGTCTCATCCAACAACACAACCTGCAAACAATGGCAGTGCAGTTGCATTTCTCCTTTGTCTCCCTCACTGCATTATTCATCTTGAGTTTGAGCTCCATTAATTCACTGACATCAGCTCAGGATTCAGGAACTGCAACATATTACACCCCTCCATACACACGTAAGCCTCACTGTGCCTAGAAGAAAGTGAAATGACAACCTATTTTTTATCTTCCAAGGTACTTAATTCTTTTCTTGGCTCTATGTGCAGCTTCTGCTTGTTATGGGTTTGAAGATGACGGAGTGATGATTGCAGCAGCCAGTGACACGTTTTGGAACGATGGTGGCGCTTGCGGTCAGATGTATCAAGTGACCTGCCTGAGTGGAACAAACGAGGGAACTCCAGAACCATGCTTGGGAAGTGGCTCAGTGGTGGTGAAGATTGTGGACCATTGCCCCCCAGGCTCATGTAGGGGTACCATTGACTTGTCACAAGAGGCATTTGAATCTATTGCAGATACTGATGCTGGAGTTATCAACATCTCTTACCAACAGTGTGTACTCTTGTCATTATATATACTCAATTTGTTTGGCCTTTGGAGGCTTAGTTTATATATCTTTTACCTACTGTTAATACATTTCTTATTGGTATATGCAGGATCTGAAGGAATTAGGGAAAAGAGAAGACAATAAATAGCTTTGGAGGAAGCATCCCGAATTGATAATGGCTCTGATGTTCTACTCTTTATTAAGATGAATTGTCTCACAGAAgagaaaaattcatttatattctTCCTGATAAGAATTTAAGGTTCACTTATCCAATGGTTCTGTCACCAAGAACATAATGAAGAATATTTTGCGATCGTCTTGTTAGAATGCCTATTTTTCGAAAATACATCAGCATCATATACATATTTGAAGaacaaaatagtaaaattagCTAATTAAATAGCCATTGAAAAAGGTAGCCTGAACCCAATTTGTCCAATTTGAACAATTCTGCTTGAATTCCCATTTCAAACCAAATTAATTGTCATGTTACAGTAAATCTCAGAACTGTGTTGGAATCAGAGGTTCTTCAAAATGGCGGCTTACCTAGAAATCCAATGAACAAATCATGATGcctattttcaattttagcTTTGTATAATAGATATATATACGGGGTGACCCATGCACTAGAGGAAGCACAAACTCACAAGGGTcaaccagaaaatttttgatATGTGACATCGAGCTCAAGCAAAGttttcttggaatttttttgacaaaatttccTTCTCCTTGTGAGCCCCTCACCTAAGCCACCTCCTCTGTTCTCTTATTTCTTCTTCAACTCCTTAGAATTTATAGTTGCTTGCACTTCTTCTATGGATAGATATATAATACTCTGTACTGTAAGCTTGCATGATATCCACAAAGTCCTTATATGACTTACATAGTGAATTTAAGAGGATTATTTCTTAGTCCTTATCTTCAATGTTCAATTCAACATTTTTAAGATGCAATATGATCTTCTTGAAGTCGTCATTGTAGTCTTCAATAGATTTACAACTCCATATCTTGAATGAGTAAagtttttgcttcagatatAGTATGTTTTCCAACGATTTTGTCATGTATAGATGTTCCAATTTCAACCACATCAAAGTTCCAATTGTCTCCTATGGGACTTCACACAATACCTTATTACCAAGATTTAAAGTGATATCATCGTGCACTTTATCAAGGATTTTGATGCACCCGTCAAAGCACCACCTTGTTGAGCTAGCATCGCCGTgcgtgatatatatatatatatatatatatatatatatatatgttcattTTGGACGTTGAGAATCGTTCTTCCTAGTAAAATTTTTAATGTCAAACTTTGTTGGATTTTTGTGGGGATTTTACCTCGGAAAGATCAAATAAACAAACCTATAAGAATCATAAAAACATGACCAAGAAGAAAAGAATACACTCACAACATAGAGATTTTATAGGGCTTGATGTTACATCCACCAGAAAAGGATCCAGAAATGCTTTGCTAGTAATCAATGAGATGCAcccctcttctctctcttttttgtatAAGAGAAAAGGCTTTCTCACCCTTTCCCTATGTTCAAACATAAGAGTACATTGCCGTCACATTTGCTCAAGACTTTCTTCTCTTGTTTTGATTCTTTCTTACAATGATCTCTTTTCTAGGATCACTGCTACCTAACAAtaagtaaaaaacaaattatttatacTTAAAGAGATTCTTCAACACATTTTTATTGTAATTGAACATCAAATTACAATGAACTCTAATTGAGAAAATAAGCTAATTCATGTCCACAACTCAATTATGTATGTTTGCTCAAAGTGTTGCAAAGTCTGCCTGAATGGACTTGTGTCACTTTGGACAGCCTTGTATACTCGCACTTTGCATTACTCATATGTGCCCGCATAAATTTATGGTTCGCTTAGACATATAAAAGGTGAGCTCAAATATATCAAGTGTCTTTCAAATATATGATTCCTTCCAATTGTTTGAATGAGCTGATTCAAAAGCCACTTATTGACATGCCCCATCATATCTTTctatgatattaataatatgaacaaaatctTATTAGACAAAGCTTAATACATGCCAACTACTCGCTATTGATCATTGAAAGGAAACCAAGCGGAAGTCCTGCAATACAAAGgtaattaaaacaatatttgtCAACTGGAAAACATCTCTTCAAggaagtctttagtaagttgcTTAAAATGAGACCTCAAATATTGGTATGGTAGTTGGGGAGAAATAAAGTAAGCTAAACattaatgaaggaaaataaatgcAAGCCAATATACTGTTCTTTTACTATGACACTTTATGCAATAGATTTAatctaatattgttaattatgTGATTTTCCATTTGCGATTCTTAGATGGCCATTGTATTAATTTCTAGAAGGATATTAGTTAATCAAATAAATGCGGATTTGGAGAATATTATGAAGTGCTTAGCTATAGTTTTTGATCATTGACCTCTAAAAACAAGTTAATATATCTCATctctaaactaaaaaaagagaaagaactATTACCATTTAGCTCCAGAGATTTCTGGGCAGTCTAGCCATATTTATTGTTGTGGTCATGTAAAACCAATCTTTTATTTTGCTCAAAAGCTGGAATAACGCATATATACCGGCATGATCTATTGAGCAGTAAAGTACCACAAACTCCCCAAAACCCTACGATAAATCCAAGAGCAATGCTGACATAAAACCATAAATCATTTCCATCTTCTTGAACTTCGTCTTCGAAAGTGATGGTGGGATCTCCTCCTCATCTCTTGATTACTTCTTCACTAGGGGTGCTCCACAAAGCCTGGGATTTCTTTTGTATGTGGAAGCATTAAAACTTTGTAGATGAGTGTCTGATGGAATTTTACCAAACAAGTTATTGTTGGATGGGTCCAACGCACTCAAACGATTTATTTGAGAAAGACTAGTAGGAATTTCACCAAAAAGCAGGTTTTGAGACAAATCAAGAACATCTAATGATTTCAATTGACCAATTGTTGGAGGGATTGGACCATTCAAATTAGTTTCTTGATAAGTTCATCAGTGAAACCAATTCCAAAAGATTAGTTATTTCCCTTGGAATCTTCCCCGTTAGTTTGTTGCTTGAAAGATCAATACATTTGGCAAGTCCAAGAGTATTCTTGTACTCAGCTTCTCTTCCTTTCTATTGAATCAATGCACTGTCAAGATAGGGCTGGGGCCAGTAATGTAGTCCAAAGAGACGAATTTCATAGTCATAAGCAACAACTAAACTTCCCTTTTGAGTCATAGCAGTGAAATTGTTGAGACATCCTGGTATTGTACCTGACATATTATTGTTGGAGAGgtctaatatttgaattttcttcaGTTGACATAGCTCTGGAGGTATGCTTTCATCAAATATATTGGAACGGAGAtttagaattttcaaatttgatgaaCTTCCCAGCCATTCTGGTACTTTTCCAGATAACATGGTTCTTTCCAGATCAAGAAGTTTCAGACTTGTTCAATTCTTCATTGTAAAAGGCAATTCTCCAAGATCAAGAAGTTGCACAGATGTAACACTTGGATCGACAGCAAGGAGCCAATAGAATCAGGAATATGTCCGGAGAAGTTATTGTTTTCCAAactaaaaattactaaatattCCTTCCACTATGCCAAACAATTAGGAAGATCTCCTGATAAGAGGTTGTTTGAGAGATCAAGATAAGCCAAGTAACCACCACTGACTGCAGTACATAATGAAGAAGCCGTTCCTGAAAACATATTGTTGGACAGATTCGACCATGTTGTATTAGGAGGAAATAGCGGGATGGAACCCTTGAATCGGTTTGAACTCAAATCTATTTTCCAGAACTCTGCAGAGTTTAATGGTAGATTTGGCAAGGTGCCCCTTGGCCGTGTCTGATTGTTGGAGATATTTAGCTCATAGAAGGTGGAAGTGAAATTCCAAAACCAACCAGGGATGGAATCTGAAATTTCAGAGCTGGAGATGTCAAGGAAGGACAAATCCTTTTGAGTTTGAAGCCAGGCAGGAAATTTTTGACCCAACTTGCCAACCTTCAAGTCGAGCTAGCTGTCCACTACAGAGAGTGTTATGTTGGAGCTGGGTTTGGATGTCCAAGTGGGTTCATACAACTCAACTCAATAAATGGGAGAAATGAGAGGAATAATTTTTAGGAGTTTTAATACTATTTAGGACCGtcactattaaaataaaataattttttttttaatttctctcaGTAGAACTCTCTCTCTTTGAAAACTAGAAAGAGAGATAATATGTTTTCCTCCtctctctaaaataaaaaagaatacattttttttagaaaacaaaaaatcatttttcgaagtttttcctattttatcttcatgaaaatgaaaattaatgttCTTGTATAGTGAGAAAAGAATAGTTCTCGTATTAGTACTTCTATTCGTGACTTAAGGCTATAAAATTGATAGTGAAACAAACAATCTAGATTCTTAGGTATTTTAGAAGGTAACTCAAAagtcttatttttcatatagCAGAGTTCCATGTAATTGATTATTCCCTACAAACAACTCTTGCAGTGATCAAAATCCCGTCAGAATAGGAAATGACCCTCTAAATTGGTTTTCAGATAAATCCAAGGAATCTAATGTGACATTTGTGCAGGTCAAGTCATGAACCAACTCAAAAAACAGTCCATTGAGATTGTTTCTGCTCAGATCTAATTCTCCTAAATTACATAAGCTGTTGAATGATTTAGGACACTCACCTTCAAGGTGCTTTGAAGAGAGAGATAGACTAGAGAAGTCATGTTCCCAAAAGCATCTGGAACCGAACCTTGTAATTGATTAAAAGACAAATCAAGAATACCAAGGTCCCTGCCAAAGGATTTTGGAATCTCCCCTTCAAGTTGATTTGAAGAAAGGTCGAGATATTCAAGATAAACCATGTTCCCAGAAACATCTGGAATTGAACCTTGTAGCTGATTCTTAGAGAGGCCTGTTgagctttgtggagcctagttttgttagATCCGGTTTGATGACCCGActcgaataatattgcatgactttttaatgggagatttattgaggcctgttgggcccgtttagcccattgtggaaccaccttttgtaattagggttttttagtgtggtgtggttgccgtgttatatatagagagaaaatattgtaacTGCTgaggttgtactctgtattcttccctgataatagtgatatccctgcaactcagtggatgtaggcaaattgtcgaaccatgtaaatattgtcttatgcgtgtgattgtttttttctttggtgtgtgttttctctcatttttgtttctcacaggttgAGAATTcagtttaattccctacaactggtattagagcctagggttaggtttgagtgggagcaatggcagaggaagcaggaaagacATCTAGAATAGAAAAGTTcgatggcacagactttgcgtattggaggatgcagattgaagattatctctatgggaggaaattgcatctgcctcttttggggacaaaacctaagagtatgaaggctgaggaatgggtgcttcttgacagacaggttttaggagttattaggttaactctgtctaggtttgttgcacacaatgttgtaaaggagaaaaCCACAacagatctgatgaaggctttgtccggtatgtatgaaaagccgtccgtaaacaataaggtgcatctgatgaagaaattgttcaatttgaagatggcagagaatgcatctgtagcacaacatctgaatgaatttaatacaatcacaaatcaattgtcgtctgtagaaattgattttgatgataagatTCGTGCTTTGATCGTCTTGGCTTttttgccaaacagttgggaggcaatgaggatggcagtaagcaattctacaagaaagaaaaagctCAAGTataatgatatacgagatttaattctggctaaggagattcgccgaagagatgcagaCGAAACCTtaggatctggttctgccctaaaccttaagaCAAGAGGTAGAGGTAATGACAGAAATTCAAACTAGGGTAGATTAAaatccagaaattctaatcggaacagaaACAAATTTAGATCAGGCtaacaagtacaatgctggaacTGTGTGAAAAtaggtcactttaaaaggcaatgcaaaagccctaagaagaagaatgaagatgattctgctaatgttGTAACATAAGAGGTACAAGATGCATTACTTCTTACAGTaaacagtccacttgatgattgggttttggattcaggagcttcgtttcataccactccacactgagaaatcatacagaattatgttgcaggtgattttggtaaggtgtatttggatgatggttcagccttggatgttgtgggtctgggagacttccggatatcgttgcccaatgggtctgtttggttattagagaaggttcgacatattcctgacctgaggagAAATCTGATTtatgttggacaacttgatgatgaaggacatgcaatactatttgttggtggtacttggaaggttacaaagggagctagggtattggctcgtggaaagaagaccggtactctgtatatgacctcatgtccaagagacacaattgcagttgctgatgcaagtactgatacaagcctatggcatagtagacttggtcacatgagtgagaaagggatgaagatgttgttgtcaaaaggaaaactaccagaattgaagtccattgattttgacatgtgtgaaaattgcatcttaggaaagcaaaaaaaggtgagcaaggctgaaaaattggaactagtatacactgatttgtgggggccttctccggttgcatcccttggtggttcaaggtactacatcacttttattgatgacttaagtagaaaggtatgggtttattttttgaaaaataaatctgatgtatttgaaacttttaagaagtggaaggccatggttgagatAAAAACacgtttgaaagtaaaatgtttgaagtcagataatggaggagagtacatagatggaagattcagtgagtattgtgttgcacagggaattaggatggagaagactattcttgggatacaacagaatggtgtggctaagcgcatgaacagaactctcaatgagcgtgctagaagtatgaggttgcatgctgaactaccaaaaactttttgggctgatgctgttagcactgcagcttacctgataaaccgaggactatcagttcccatggagttcagacttcctaAGGAGGcttggagcggtaaagaggtgaagttttcacatttaaaagtttttggttgtgttttttatgttcatattgattctgatgctcgtagtaaacttgatgcaaagtcaaaaatatgttttttcattggctatggtgatgagaaatttggctatgggatgaacaaaacaggaaaatcatcagaagtagaaatgtgatatttaatgaacaggttatgtacaaggacaggtCAACTGTAGTGTtagatgttacagagatagatcaaaagaaatctgagtttgtcaacttagatgaattaaCTAAAGTATTGTCCAAAAAGGgagtgaagaagataaggagaatgtaaattcacaggtagatctgagtacacctgtagttgaagttcgcagatcttccaggaacattagacctccgcaacattattcacctgttttaaattatctcctgttgactaatagtggtgagccagagtgttatgatgaaccCTTGCAATATGAGAATTTAatcaagtgggagttagccatgaaggatgagatggattccttgtTGGGGAATCAAACATGGGAATTaactgaattgccagtaggaaataagactttgcacaacaagtgggtatacaaaataaagaatgagcatgatggtagcaaacgttacaagaccagattagttgttaaagggttccagaagaaggagggcattgactacacagagatattttctccagttgtgaagatgtcaacaatcagacttgtactgggaatggtggctgcagaaaacttacatcttgagcaattagatgtgaagacagcattccttcatggtgacttggaggaagacctttacatgattcagctAGAAAGGTTCATTGTTTAGGAACAAGAGAATCTAGTATGCAAACTAAGAAAAAGCTTGTATGACCTTAAAtaagctcctagacagtggtacaagaagtttgacagttttatgcatagaattgggttcaagagatgtgaagttGATCACTGTTGTTATGTTAAGtcttttgacaattcttacatcatattactgttgtatgtggatgatatgcttattgcaaggtttgacattgagaagattaataatctgaagaaacAATTGTCCAAatagtttgcaatgaaggatttgggagctgcaaagcaaatccttggtatgagaatcattagagacaaggctaatggtacattgaagctttcatagtcagagtatgtgaagaaagttctcagcaggttcaacatgaatgaagttaaaccagtgagcacacccttgggtagtcatttcaaactaagtaaagaacagtcaccgaagacaaaagaagaaagggaccatatgagcaaggtgccctatgcctcagctattggcagcttgatgtatgctatggtgtgtacaaggccaaacattgcacatgcagtgggagttgtgag contains:
- the LOC100264064 gene encoding EG45-like domain containing protein, coding for MAVQLHFSFVSLTALFILSLSSINSLTSAQDSGTATYYTPPYTPSACYGFEDDGVMIAAASDTFWNDGGACGQMYQVTCLSGTNEGTPEPCLGSGSVVVKIVDHCPPGSCRGTIDLSQEAFESIADTDAGVINISYQQCDLKELGKREDNK